The Pichia kudriavzevii chromosome 3, complete sequence nucleotide sequence TGTTGGAATTGGAAGCTTTATGTTCCATTCAACCTTACTCTATGAACATCAACTAATGGACGAATTACCGATGGTCTGGGTCACAGCAATTCCGTTTGGTTATATCTGGGGCTGGAATAAGCGCCAACCCGCAAAGTTCCTGTGGAATGCCGGTACGTTTTTGGTTACTTGCTGGTTTACGTACACATACATATACATCTACAGAAATCCTATTTTTCATCAGGTCTTCTATGCGGCACTAAATTTTGGTGTCATCTACAAAACCATCAGAACTATCCAAGCTGTTGTTCCTGATCCAAGCAGCAGGAAATTCCTCTATAAATTACTaacattttccttttcgtTATTTGCGTTTGGATTTCTGATTTGGAATCTCGATAACGTTTTTTGCTCAACGTTGATCCATATTAGAAGAGATTACCTAGGTATACCATTAGGTTTCCTATTAGAGGGCCATGGTTGGTGGCATGTTTTTACCGGTCTAGGAATCTACTATTTCGTATTTTATAATATGATTCTGTCCACCTATATGAAAGGTATGGGTGATCAATACTACATTAAGAGAAACCTGTTTTTAGTGGAGGTGGCCAAAAAGGATAAGGTAAATTAGTTAACCTTTCTATATACACAAATAAGTAATCCTATTAAATATTAAACGTTAAACCAATGTCGATGATTAGCAATTCATGTGTACAAAGACGTCTGCGTTATACTCTCTGCGAGAACACTATTTACTTTATCCTcagagtaaaaaaaaaaaaaatcagctgttgttgattatAGCTCTAGTATAATGTAAGTTATTATCCAATATGCTCCACGATGATTTTTCGTTTCCCTGTAGTGACTTCATTTGGGCTTCAACATCTTGGAATACAGTCTCGAAGGTAGAAAAACACTCTTTAAACCACGTTACATTCTTGAACTTGAGCGCATAGAATCCAAAGACCTTACTCAATTCTAGCATATATGACATTGGAATTGacattttttcctttagCGACCCGCTCAAAAGAGTATTGGCTTCACctattgtcattttcaaaaacgaTGTGAGTTCAGAATCTAAAGGACGGTCTTTCGATCTATAAAGTAATGGGAAGTCAATTTGGTTCAagataaatttgaagtCATTGGGAAAATCTTTAAACTCGTTTGATAGCTTCAAATCTTCCAGAAACTTAAGAATCAAAACCTTCTCATTTTTAATCTCATCAGAGGCTAGAATCTTCCCCAAAAACGATAATTGCAAAACTATGACATCTTTGTATACCTGTAACAATGTTGGATTTATTAACGTACTCAACTTATTTAGAAAATGTACCAGAGGCTCGCGAGGAATTCTGAGTTTCTTTATAGGTATTTTGTTAAACAACGCAATGCTTTGCAACTCAAAGGGATGTTTCGGTTGTAGATTTGGATACACCTTGTTGAAATAGAATGAGACTAAATCATCGAGCGATATTTTAGACAAGAGACCAtccattttttcctctGATATAATCTCATTTGACAACAGTAGTAATGACATTGGTACAAACTTCTCaattttcaatctcttgGTATTTggatcaaagaaaagagataTCAAATTGTCCAAAAAGGCATCCGTACAGATTCTAAACTCATACACGATATTGAGTAAGATCTGCTCATCGACTTTATCTGACAATTCGCCGtacaacttgaaaaaaatagctTCCTTTTCCCCATTGGTAATAGTGGAACAGTCTAAAGATAGCGAGTATTTGATACAAACATTGGCAGCACTTTGTGACAAATCTGCATCATCTTCCGACCTCGCCTTTGCACTTAACATCAAACAGAAGTCTCTTAGTAGTAAAAACTGCCTAATTTCAATCTCCTTTATAATAGGTTGACACTCATCTAGTATCTCAATTATTAAATATCCATCTATGTCGATCATATGTGTTTCACAGAAACTCACCAGTCTGAACAGCTTCTCAACAATCAGACAACAGGTGTCCTTTGTCATCATTTCTTTAGTTGTGGTAAAGATGTTGTTCAGGAGGATCAATTGCACctgaatgaaaaaattcaaggTAGATAAATCTATTTTTGAGCACGAGGCTTGTGTTTCATTAGGAATAACCGGaatgttttcctttatcAGGTCAAAAACAAACCTTGCATTCTCCGGAACATCGGCAACATAGTTAGCCATGGTTTTGTACGCTAGAGAACAAATGGTGTAATCTTCAACAGAACAACAGGGCATCTTCTTCTCAAGAAACGTATTTATGTCGGCAATTGTCGACCTTGGAACAGCATgtctgtttttttcctctctaAGAGAAATGGTCAGTTCGTCCAACGCTTCTTCCGTAAAGTGCATGTTGTACTGCACCTATTTGCAGAAAAGTTAGGTGTAATAAAAATCCACACGCCATCTCATTCcgaatcttcaaaaacacTCAAAAAATGGGCgtgttgaaaaaacaaaacttcCAAAAGAGACTGCGCGAAGATCCTTATCCGTGGTGTTTTAATTGTCGATCTGTATAGAACTCATGCTATCACAGGAGAAAGTTAGTATTATAACATTAGGTTACGTTCTTTTACTCGTTAGAAGTTGTATAtaaatgttttgatttagtTACCCTCACTTCGAGCCTAATGGTGCCGAGTGCGCTTGTCGAGATTGAGTCACTTCGGAGTACCAACCTTTGCCAATGTCTTCCCCGCGAGTACCAACTTCTCTGTCTATATGGCCTTCAACGTTAGCATCGTTCAACCAAAAATGGTTTGAAAGACCAGCTGCGTCCATCCTACGTTTAGGATCTAGAATTAACATGCCCTTGAGAAAATCTGCAATTTCCAAACTATCTGCCTCGGAGAACTTGTATTTCTCAAGTAGAACACTCTCCAAAGGCCATGGCTTTAAATTCTTTATTCTCCGAAGTGTTTTGTTATCTGGATGGAAAAAATGGCGTCCGTAATGGCTATTCCTAATCAATTCATCGGGTATCGGACCAAGCAATTCTATTATTTGGGCCAAATGATCATCACTTTTACTGAAAGCAGGGTTCTCCACAGGatcaaacaagaaatcaCCGGTAAGTAATTCAAAGATAAGACATCCTGTAGACCAAATATCTGCAGAGCATCCCCAATCACCGCCAAGTATAACTTCTGGCGAACGATACTGACGTGTCTGGATGTCGTTGGTAAAATGCTGGGATGTCCAACATGCATTGCCTAAATCGGCAATTTTGACcttgatcaaatcatcatcaactaTTTCTTCCTCACTCGGTGGTATAAAGTCAAATAATGTTCTCTCTGTCTCAGAATGTTTATTTATAATAGTTTGGATATCCTTATATGACATCTTCGATGGCAGGtcatttgaagaagcaaatgaagaatttcCATGGGATATACTCTGGCCGGCATCGTTCTTCTCTTCCACTGTGTTGTTCACCGGAATTGGACGTGATCTCCCTTCACATTTATTCATTTGGTTTGAGTGCGTCCTAGCGATTGCTGATCCTGTGTGCAATATGTTACTGTTGGTTCTGGATAATGGcgaattgaaaaaggagCTTGATCTTGACCTAAGGGGTGATGGTAGTGGCTGTGAATTGGTGACTATAGACATTGCTCTCTTCTTTCCATAACGGGTGTTCCCAAACGAATTTCTGGTCTTGGTAATGTTTGCAAGACTCTTGGTATCAATACTGGCGCTAAGACCACCTTTGGCCAGCAATTTACTTGATACTTTGCGCAAAACATGTCTCTCCCATTCAGACTCTTCGAGGAAATTCAACAGTTCCTCAACTTGATCAATCCCTAGCATGATATTCTCTGGTTTAATATCAGTATGAATAATCCCGCATTTCCTATGTAGAAAGTCTATTGCCAGTAGAATCTGTTTGGAAATTTGTTTTACAAACTTGATCGGCAGCCCCTTGTGTTTATATCTTCTGATTAAACCTAGCAAGCTTTCGCCCAGTACTTCGAAGACAATGCAGATATGGGTACCGTTAGGTCCATTATGGTCAAAATAGTCAAGCAACTTTATAAGATACTGGTGGCCAGGGTGGTCCTTGTCGGTCATGTTTATCTTGGTCAACaacttgatttcatcaacagcaGTTTCTCTGTAGCTCTTGGCACTCCTAACAACCTTCATCGCCACGTGCGTATTCTTTGTGGTGTCTTTGGCTAGCCATACAGTTGAGAAATGCCCCCATCCAAGCTTACGGACAAGAATATATCGACCTTGCTTATAGGATTCGCCAATATACGCTGGATGATATCCCCCTTCTTTATAATCTTCAGGATCTTCTTCCAGCGACTTTTTCCCAAAGGTACCTTGATCTGCATCCACAATCCCTCCCCTGTTGTCGGTGTCGTCTCCGTCTTCTTCCTCGTCATTGAAAAACGATAGGTCAACTACTTGTGTGTCTTGATCATCATAATCCGAAAATGAACTTACAGATTTGATGGAGCGCTCACCATCGTCCACTCCTGTGTCTATCCGTAGGTTTGACTTCAACGTTTCCTTGAGATTCTTTCCTTCGTTACTGTTGGTCGTCTCGGGATGTGCTTCAATATCCAGAATTTCCGAAACTGGTTGACTGACATTGTCGACAACAGCTAATCCATGGCCATTATTACCGCTCGCTATAGTTATCTGGTTCTTCACAGCTGGCACTGAAGCCTCAGGCGGTAAGTTAAGCTTCCGAGATACTTCTGCATTGATTAGATCCTCTGTGTCGGTGTCTCCCCTTATTGTTCCTGAAACGGCGCCAACTGCGGGGTGGTTTTGAAACGCTAGTGAGAGCTTAGAAGGCACCGAACACCcctgctgctgttgttgttgattgtACGACCgatttttctcaatgtCGATAAATGGTTCAGGCATCCGTTAGATCGGGGTATCCTTCAATGTCAATATAGTGCCggcttcttcttccttctGTTGCAAAACTAAGGCTGAAATTGGtattaaaaaaaagccAGTGagaaaaattgagaaattaaGACAGAAATGCAAACCGAAGAAAAGAGGAGGCAAACGAGAAATGCGCTGTGTTGTAAAAAGTCCATGTCAAGAAGACGAACATCAGGGGGAAGGGggggaagggggggggggggaggTTTCGAAAGTGGTATCCTCAAGAGAGAGTTTCAGCAAACTCTTGAATTAGCAGTCAATTTTATTAACATAGAGGTATGTACAAAAAATCATACACATACTTATGTACTTGTGTAGCATAGTTATATAGTTAAGCAGGTTTACAAATCATAGGCAGCAATGGAAAGTCTAGTCCATTTGTGCATCACCATCAGCATCCTTCTTTCTATTAGCTGCAATCTTTGCAAAGATATCTGCAGCTGCAGAAGCTTCGttctttgcatttgccTTTTGCTTCAATTCAGCTTGCTTGGCGTTGTATCTACCCTTGATTAAGTTACCAATAGCAGCCAATTCTTCGTATTTCGCAACATA carries:
- a CDS encoding uncharacterized protein (PKUD0C10690; similar to Saccharomyces cerevisiae YMR216C (SKY1); ancestral locus Anc_8.732) → MPEPFIDIEKNRSYNQQQQQQGCSVPSKLSLAFQNHPAVGAVSGTIRGDTDTEDLINAEVSRKLNLPPEASVPAVKNQITIASGNNGHGLAVVDNVSQPVSEILDIEAHPETTNSNEGKNLKETLKSNLRIDTGVDDGERSIKSVSSFSDYDDQDTQVVDLSFFNDEEEDGDDTDNRGGIVDADQGTFGKKSLEEDPEDYKEGGYHPAYIGESYKQGRYILVRKLGWGHFSTVWLAKDTTKNTHVAMKVVRSAKSYRETAVDEIKLLTKINMTDKDHPGHQYLIKLLDYFDHNGPNGTHICIVFEVLGESLLGLIRRYKHKGLPIKFVKQISKQILLAIDFLHRKCGIIHTDIKPENIMLGIDQVEELLNFLEESEWERHVLRKVSSKLLAKGGLSASIDTKSLANITKTRNSFGNTRYGKKRAMSIVTNSQPLPSPLRSRSSSFFNSPLSRTNSNILHTGSAIARTHSNQMNKCEGRSRPIPVNNTVEEKNDAGQSISHGNSSFASSNDLPSKMSYKDIQTIINKHSETERTLFDFIPPSEEEIVDDDLIKVKIADLGNACWTSQHFTNDIQTRQYRSPEVILGGDWGCSADIWSTGCLIFELLTGDFLFDPVENPAFSKSDDHLAQIIELLGPIPDELIRNSHYGRHFFHPDNKTLRRIKNLKPWPLESVLLEKYKFSEADSLEIADFLKGMLILDPKRRMDAAGLSNHFWLNDANVEGHIDREVGTRGEDIGKGWYSEVTQSRQAHSAPLGSK
- a CDS encoding uncharacterized protein (PKUD0C10680), whose product is MHFTEEALDELTISLREEKNRHAVPRSTIADINTFLEKKMPCCSVEDYTICSLAYKTMANYVADVPENARFVFDLIKENIPVIPNETQASCSKIDLSTLNFFIQVQLILLNNIFTTTKEMMTKDTCCLIVEKLFRLVSFCETHMIDIDGYLIIEILDECQPIIKEIEIRQFLLLRDFCLMLSAKARSEDDADLSQSAANVCIKYSLSLDCSTITNGEKEAIFFKLYGELSDKVDEQILLNIVYEFRICTDAFLDNLISLFFDPNTKRLKIEKFVPMSLLLLSNEIISEEKMDGLLSKISLDDLVSFYFNKVYPNLQPKHPFELQSIALFNKIPIKKLRIPREPLVHFLNKLSTLINPTLLQVYKDVIVLQLSFLGKILASDEIKNEKVLILKFLEDLKLSNEFKDFPNDFKFILNQIDFPLLYRSKDRPLDSELTSFLKMTIGEANTLLSGSLKEKMSIPMSYMLELSKVFGFYALKFKNVTWFKECFSTFETVFQDVEAQMKSLQGNEKSSWSILDNNLHYTRAIINNS
- a CDS encoding uncharacterized protein (PKUD0C10670; similar to Saccharomyces cerevisiae YBR183W (YPC1) and YPL087W (YDC1); ancestral locus Anc_8.564), with the translated sequence MFAFSYPTTSYTPYWGPPTATIDWCEENYLFTPYVAELINAFTNVGFVLLAVHHIYSTFKNQHGMLYIFISIGFASVGIGSFMFHSTLLYEHQLMDELPMVWVTAIPFGYIWGWNKRQPAKFLWNAGTFLVTCWFTYTYIYIYRNPIFHQVFYAALNFGVIYKTIRTIQAVVPDPSSRKFLYKLLTFSFSLFAFGFLIWNLDNVFCSTLIHIRRDYLGIPLGFLLEGHGWWHVFTGLGIYYFVFYNMILSTYMKGMGDQYYIKRNLFLVEVAKKDKVN